GAAGGCCAGCATTAAAACGCGTGGAGACACGCCGCGTTCGAGCAGATCTTCAGCGTGAAACAGGCGAGTGACACTCGCGCGATCTTCGAGCCGTGGCAGACGCGCGAAAGCGAGGCGAATATTGGCGAGCGCCTTGTCGCCGCGCCGCCATTGCTCGGTGGCGCCTTCGATGTGCCGGAAGGCATCGGGTGGCACGGTCCGACCATAGGCTGCCGCCAGCAGAGCAAAGATGCGCTGCCTGTCGGTATTCAGGTCGAGACGCTGCATTCCATGTTCATCGTGCGTCATACGAGCGAGAACGGTGCCGGCGCCAAAGACGAGCCCTGCGTCATTGATCTCAATCGCAGTGCTGATCGCGCCGCGCTGAAGGCGTTCGTCAAATCGCTTTCTGAGTCTTTCGCTCGCACGCATCCAAGTCTCCGAAATCAGGCGGAACGATTGGGCGAGAAGGTAGTCGAAGCGCAGGGGGTTGGCTAGAACAGGGCAAGAACATCCATCGCACTGAGACAGCCCGAAAACGGGTACAAATCCACTTTCCGTGCGACACGTCATAGCGGGATGCATCGTGCGGCCGGCGCGTTTTCACGCTTGCCTCAACAACAATTCGGCTAGCGGGGTTGCTTGAGGCCTTTAGCAGCACGAACTTGGTTTCGAACCAAAATCGACGAGTTATGACTTCGCCTTAGAGTTGAAGGGCGGAAGCCGCTAAATATTTGTAAATAAGTAAGGATTTTCGTGGCTGGGGCGGGAGGATTCGAACCTCCGCATGGCGGAATCAAAATCCGCTGCCTTACCGCTTGGCGACGCCCCAATATGCTGCTTCGACTCGCATGCAGTTCGCCGTGAGCATCTGGCTCGCCGGCCGAAAGCACGTTTATTCAATAGGTTAGCGCGTAACACAGACATGTTGGCAGCATCCGCGCAAACATGTCTGCGCGCGGAAAACCGGAGTGAACAGGCTGTCGTCCGCGGCGGCGCGACCATAATGCGCGATAAAATTCCCCGCAACCCCCTCGTCGCGTTCCGCGCCTTGCGCCGCACGCGCCATAAACAGTTTAGAATGTATTTCTTATTCGCCGCGTCCGCGGCGGCAAACCGGTTCAATGGATCATGGAGCCTCGATTAGATCGGCCCAAGGAAGCAATCGACAGGCTTTTCGAGGCTGCCGTGGCGGCGCGCGCCCATGCCTATGCGCCCTATTCCCGCTTTGCTGTCGGCGCTGCGATCCGGACCGCCTCCGGGGCGGTATTCGCCGGCGCCAATATCGAAAATGCGGCTTATCCGGTGGGGCTTTGCGCCGAGGCCGCGGCGATCGCCGCCATGGTCGTCGCAGGCGAGCGTGAGATCGCCGAAATTCTCATTCTTGCAGAAGGCGGCGAACCGATCATGCCGTGCGGGGCGTGCCGGCAGCGGCTGTTCGAATTCGCCACGCCGGAGACGATGATCCATAGCGCCGGTCCGGCCGGCGTTGCGCTGAGCCTGACGCTCGCCGAGCTTTTGCCGCATGCTTTTGGACGGCAAAGCCTCGCGCCTTGATCCGGCTCAAAATCTTTTGATGGCGGTGATTTCGCCGCCGGCCTTCGCACCGATGCGGGTGCGCGCAACCGCCAGAGGCTCGCTGGCGACGAGCATGTGATGCGCGTTGGCATGCAGCAGCGTCGCCGCGTCGCGCATCATGCCGACATGGCCTTTCCAAAAAATGAGATCGCCGCGTCTGAGATCGCGCGATGCGGCTTCGAGAGCGAGCGCGCTGCCGAGCGCCTGCTGCTGCAGATCCGTATCGCGCGGCGCGTTGATCCCGGCTTGCGCAAGCGCGAGCTGCACCAGGCCGGAACAATCCAGCCCGAGACTGGATTTGCCGCCCCAGAGGTAAGGTGTGCCGAGCAGGCCTTCCGCGACGGCGACGAAATCATCGGCCGTTTCGTCGCTGCGCATAAGATGGCGCGCAAAGACATAGCCGCCGTCTGCCAGCCGGGCGAAATCGCCTTCGATGTCGATGACCCTTACGGCACCGCCAAGGGGCAGCGCCGCCAGGATCGGTGCTTTGATATCGGGCCGGGGATAGATGAAGCTGCGATTGGCCGCGACTCTATGAGTTGTTTGCGCCGCGCCTTCGGCGAGCACATCGTGTGCGAGATAGCCGACATAGGAATCGTGTGCGAGCTGCACCCAGGCCCAGCCCGCCTCCGCCTCATAGAGCACGACATCTTCGCCATAGAGGACCTGGCTATCGATGGCGGAGTCGCGCGACGGCGCGCGACGCAGGTCGGTGCATTCGACCATGAGATGCATCGGTCGGCCCGCGGCATAGCGCTGTGCCACCACTTGGCCCTGAAGATGGGCCGCGGCGAGATCGGGGCGTGACGGCGTAAGGCGCGGGTCGAGCGGGTTCATCGTTCAGTTATCTCAGGGCATGAGATCATCGAAGGCGCTGCCTTCGTCGCTGTCATCATCGAGAAAGCCGACGCGCCGGACGATCTTGCGGTTGTCATTCGGTTCGTTGACTTTGGCCTTGCAGCCATAGCGCGCCTCGATGAGATCGAACAAGAGGCGCGCGGCCTGCACTTCCGCGCCTTCCGGCCGCGCCGATTTCGCCGTCGGGTTCCAGGCGTAAATGTCGAAATGCGCCCAAGTCTTCGCCTTTTCCACGAAGCGCCGCAGAAAGAGCGCGGCGGTGATGGAGCCGGCGAAGGAACCGGCGGAAATATTGCAGAGATTGCCGACCTTGCCGTCGATGAGCTTGTCATAGGGATCCCAGAGCGGCAGGCGCCAGACGGGATCATTCGCTTGCATGCCATGCCGCGCGATCTCGGCGGCGAGAGCCTCGTCCATCGTATAAAAGGGCGGCAGATCCGGGCCGAGCGCCACGCGCGCCGCGCCTGTCAAAGTCGCGAAATCGAGAAGAAGGTCAGGGGCATCCTCATCGGCGAGGGCCAGCGCATCGGCGAGGATGAGGCGGCCTTCGGCATCCGTATTGCCGATCTCGACGGTCAAGCCCTTGCGACTCGGATAGATGTCGCCCGGGCGCATGGCATTGCCGGCGATTGCATTTTCGACGATGGGCACAATCACCCGCAGGCGCACCGATGCATTGGCATCCATGAGCATTTGCGCCAGGGCGAGCGCGGTCGCGGCACCGCCCATGTCCTTCTTCATCAGCAGCATGGCGCTTTCGGGCTTGATGTCGAGGCCGCCGGTGTCGAAACAGACGCCTTTGCCGACAAGCGTGACTTTTGGCGCATCCTTCGGTCCCCAGACGAAGTCGACGAGGCGTGGCGCCTTGTCCGAGGCGCGCCCGACCGCATGGATCAGCGGATAATTCATCTGCAGAAGTTTTTCGCCGCGTGTCACCGAAGCTTTGGCGACGAAACGCGTCGCGAGTTTCAAGGCCGCGGTTTCGAGCGCATCGGGGCCGAGATCATTGGCCGGTGTATTGATCAGATCGCGGCCGAATTCGACCGCGCTGGCGATCCGCATGATGCGCTCTATGTCGACCCCTTCCGGTGGGCAGAGTTCCGGGGCCTGGGCATCGTCTTTCTTCTTGTAACGCGTGAACCGATAAGAGGAGAGCATGAAGGCGAGCGTCGCGAGCGTAACGTCGTGCGGCTGATTGGCGAAGCGATAGACGCCGCTCGGCAGCGATGTCGCGAGCCGGCCCGGCAAGAAGGGATCGCGCGCTTTCGCATCCTTGCGTTCAATGCCGAACAGCACGCCGGCAAGACCGCCCTCAGCCGAGGGCAGGATCAAAAGGCGGCCGGGCGTCGGCTCAAAATCGCAGGCGGCGGCGAAGGCGGCGGGGGCTGCCGGCAAATCGGCGCGGACCTGCGGCCAGGTCTCGGCGCTGACGAAAAAGATCGGCACGGCATCCGCCGGCGCCTCGGCTTTGTGAAACGGCATAGAAAACTCCTCTGAATCCCGTCTGAAGTTTTGGAGTGGCTCAATCCAAAGCTACAGACGCGATCGATTCCCATCATTTAGAGCGCGATGCGGGCGGAAAACCGGCGCCCACGCTTCCGCGTCCTG
The window above is part of the Methylovirgula sp. HY1 genome. Proteins encoded here:
- a CDS encoding cytidine deaminase, with product MEPRLDRPKEAIDRLFEAAVAARAHAYAPYSRFAVGAAIRTASGAVFAGANIENAAYPVGLCAEAAAIAAMVVAGEREIAEILILAEGGEPIMPCGACRQRLFEFATPETMIHSAGPAGVALSLTLAELLPHAFGRQSLAP
- a CDS encoding C40 family peptidase, whose amino-acid sequence is MNPLDPRLTPSRPDLAAAHLQGQVVAQRYAAGRPMHLMVECTDLRRAPSRDSAIDSQVLYGEDVVLYEAEAGWAWVQLAHDSYVGYLAHDVLAEGAAQTTHRVAANRSFIYPRPDIKAPILAALPLGGAVRVIDIEGDFARLADGGYVFARHLMRSDETADDFVAVAEGLLGTPYLWGGKSSLGLDCSGLVQLALAQAGINAPRDTDLQQQALGSALALEAASRDLRRGDLIFWKGHVGMMRDAATLLHANAHHMLVASEPLAVARTRIGAKAGGEITAIKRF
- a CDS encoding M17 family metallopeptidase produces the protein MPFHKAEAPADAVPIFFVSAETWPQVRADLPAAPAAFAAACDFEPTPGRLLILPSAEGGLAGVLFGIERKDAKARDPFLPGRLATSLPSGVYRFANQPHDVTLATLAFMLSSYRFTRYKKKDDAQAPELCPPEGVDIERIMRIASAVEFGRDLINTPANDLGPDALETAALKLATRFVAKASVTRGEKLLQMNYPLIHAVGRASDKAPRLVDFVWGPKDAPKVTLVGKGVCFDTGGLDIKPESAMLLMKKDMGGAATALALAQMLMDANASVRLRVIVPIVENAIAGNAMRPGDIYPSRKGLTVEIGNTDAEGRLILADALALADEDAPDLLLDFATLTGAARVALGPDLPPFYTMDEALAAEIARHGMQANDPVWRLPLWDPYDKLIDGKVGNLCNISAGSFAGSITAALFLRRFVEKAKTWAHFDIYAWNPTAKSARPEGAEVQAARLLFDLIEARYGCKAKVNEPNDNRKIVRRVGFLDDDSDEGSAFDDLMP